Part of the Pseudodesulfovibrio hydrargyri genome is shown below.
TAGGCTTCGGGCTGCAGACGATCATCTCCAACTACGTGGCCGGGATCATCCTGCTCATGGACCGGTCCATCAAGCCGGGCGACACCATCGAAGTGGGCGGCGTGTTCGGCGTGGTCAGCGGGGTGTACGGCCGCTTCTCCTCGGTCAAGACCCGCGACGGCAAGGAATACCTGATCCCCAACGAGCACTTCGTGACCAACGAGGTCATCAACTGGACCTACTCGGATACCAACATCCGGCTCAAGATACCGGTGGGCGTGGCCTACGAATCCGACGTGAACAAGGCCCTGCGCCTCATGGAGGAGGCCCCCAAGGGCATGAAGCGCATCCTGACCTCGCCCGAGCCCAGGGCCATGCTCATCGAGTTCGGCGACAGCTCGGTCAACCTGGAGCTGCGGGCCTGGATCGCGGACACCAACGACGGGGTGACCAACATCAAGAGCGACGTGCTCAAGCGCATCTGGGACCTGTTCCACGAAAACGGCATCGCCTTCCCGTTCCCCCAGCGGGACGTGCTCCTCAAGCCCGGCTCGGCCCTGGCCGTGACCGTGGACCGGGGCGACGCGCAAAAGGGCGGAGACACGCACGACGAGCCCGCCGACATCGCGCCCGACGAGTCCAAGGGATAGCCCGTGCGCGTTTTTACCGCCGCGCTCATCGTCCTGGCCCTGCTGGTCCTGTGGGACGTGGGCTGGTGGCTGGCCGGCGTGCGCCCCCTGTCTCCGTGGGCCCTCAAGGCGGAGTTGAAGCGCGCGGATACGCCGCCCCCGACTCTCATCGACGTGCGCACCCGCGCCGAATACGCATTCTTCCACATCCCCGGCGCGGTCAACGTGCCCTATCCGGCGACCCTCAATGAACTGGCCCTGGCCGCGCTCGATCCGACCAAGCCTGTGGTCGTCATCTGCATGACCGGACACCGCTCTCCGCCCACGGTCCGCCAGATGCAGCGGGGCGGCTACACCGACGTACGCAACCTGACCGGCGGCATGGCCGTGTGGAAGCTGTTCGGCGGGGACACGGTCTCGCCATGATCGAGGGGCTCAGCCACGTCACCTTCATCGTCCGCGACCTGGACCGCATGGAAGCGTTCCTGCGGGCGGTCTTCGAGGCCGAGCGGGTCTACGACAGCGGCCCGGACACGCACTCCCTGTCCCGCGAGCGGTTCTTCGTCATCGGCGGGGTCTGGGTGGCGGTCATGCGGGGCGATCCCCTTCGGGAGCCGACCTACAACCACGTGGCCTTCAAGATCCCGGACAGCGAGTTTACGGCCTACGAGCGCCGCGTCCGGGAGCACGGGGTCGAGGTCCGTACGGGCCGCTCCCGCATGGACGGGTAGGGCGCTCCCTCTATTTCCACGACCACGACAACCACCTCTTCGAACTGCACACCGGCACCCTGGCCGACCGGCTGGCCGCCTATTCAGGACCGGCCTGACCTGTTTCCCTTCTCCATGTTCCATCCCTGGGCCGGTTCGGGATTTTAGCTTGACACTCAAACTAAATCCCGCTTAGAAGGTTTGAAAGTCAAACTATACCTCTTTCAAACAAACTGGATGGCGCATGCAATTCGATTCCATATTCTGGGTGGCCCTGCAGTCGAGCGTGCTGCTCGGGCTGGTGCACGGGGTCAACCCGTGCGGCCACTCCTGGCTGGTCCTGGCCCCGTTCGTGTACGGCGAGAAGCGCGGCGGGAGGGTCCTGTCCCTGACCCTGTCGTTCATCGCCGGGACCACCTTGGCCTGCCTGCTCATCGGGCTGACGCTCGGTTCGATCTCCCTGGCCATCCCCGAGTCCTTCACCCTGTACGTGGACGTGGCCACCTTCGCGGTCCTGCTCGTCCTGGGGCTGATCCTGATCTTCAGGCCGCACCTGCTGCACAGCCACGACCACGACCATGGGCATGACCATGACCACGGGCACCATCACGATGACGGCCATGAGCACGGGCACGCCCACGACGATCACGGGGAGCAGGGCCATGATCACGATCATCACCACCACGACCACGATCACCACGAGGCCGCCCATGAAGGCCGCTGCCACGCCTGCGCGGGCCACGATTGCAAGCCGACCGCCCGGTCCATGACCGTCTGGGGGCTGTTCACCATCGGCTTCGTGAATATGATCGTGCCCTGCCCGACCGTGGCGCTCATGTACACCTACGCTCTCGACTCGGGCAGCGTGCTCAAGGGCACGGCGGTCTTCGGGGTCTACGCCGTGGCCACCGGGCTGACGCTCGGCGCGATCATCTTCGCCATCTACAAGGCCGCCGGGCTGATGCGCACCCTGACACAGGAGTGGATCGAGCCCCTGGTCATGCGCGCCGCCGGGGTCATGACCATCGCCTTCGGGGCCTACAGCCTGTACACGTCCATCTAGAGGGAGGGGACATGGTCGGCAGAATCAACCACGCCATCGTGGAGTTTTTCGAGAAGCTCTCGTCCTGGGAGCACGACGTGGTCCGCGAGAAGGGCATGACCCTGCCGCAGATGCACACCCTGGAGGTCCTCGGCATCCACGGGGCCATGCGCATGAAGGAACTGGCCGAGGCCATGGGCATCACCACCGGCACCCTGACCGTGCTGGTGGACCGGTTGGAGGACAAGGAGTGCGTGCGCCGCGTGCCCCACGACACGGACCGCCGGTCCATCAACGTGGAGCTCACGGACCAGGGCAAGGCGCTCTTCGAGGAGCACGACCGTCTGCACCTGCGCCTGACCGAAGACCTGGTGGCCGCCTGTCCGCCCGACGACCGCGAGGCGCTGCTGCGCTGCCTGACGAGCATGAACGCGCAGTTCTAGGCCGTCCGCCCCGGCCGTCGCATATCCCGCCCATCACGCTTCCCGATGGGCGCGCCATTGACCGCCGGGCCCGCCTGCCTTATTTTCTCCGCCATGAGCGAGTATATCGACCAGATCGAGACCGGCGAGTCAGTGGGGCTGGTGGAGAAGAAGTTCTTCACCTTCGGCGCGGACGAGCCGCTGGTGCTCGAATCCGGGCGCAGGCTCGGTCCGGTCACCCTGGCCTACGAGACCTGCGGCACCCTGAACGCGGACAGGACCAACGCCATCCTGGTCTGCCACGCCCTGACCGGCGATTCCCACGTGGCCGGGTTCTACGACGGCAACGATCCCAAGCCGGGCTGGTGGGACCTCATGGTCGGGCCGGGCAAGCCCATCGACACGGACAAGTATTTCGTCATCTGCTCCAACGTCATCGGCGGGTGCATGGGCTCCACCGGGCCCTCGTCCGAGAACCCGGAGACCGGCCGCCCGTACGGCGCGTCCTTCCCGGTGGTGACCATCGGCGACATGGTCCGCGCCCAGCGCCGCCTGGTGGACTCCTTCGGCATCGACACCTTGCTGGCCGTGGTCGGCGGGTCCGTGGGCGGCATGCAGGTCCTGGAATGGTCCGTGCGCTACCCGCACCGCGTGCACGCGGCCATCCCCCTGGCCACCACCACCAAGCACTCGGCCCAGGCCATCGCCTTCAACGAGGTCGCCCGCCAGGCGATCATGGCCGACCCCAAGTGGAACCGGGGCGACTACTACGAGTCCGGCCGCCCGGAGCACGGGTTGGCCGTGGCCCGCATGGTCGGGCACATCACCTACCTGTCCGACGAGTCCATGCGCCACAAGTTCGACCGCAGGCTCCAGGACCGCGTGGAGCTGTCCTTCGACTTCGAGGCCGATTTTCAGGTGGAGTCTTACCTGCGCTACCAGGGCAACAAGTTCGTGGACCGCTTCGACGCCAACTCGTTCCTCTACCTGACCAAGGCCGCCGACTATTTCAACCTCGAGAACCACTACGGCGACGGCTCCCTGGTGGCCGCCTTTTCGCGGGCCTCCTGCCGCTATCTGGTGGTCTCCTTCACCTCGGA
Proteins encoded:
- a CDS encoding sulfite exporter TauE/SafE family protein, which codes for MQFDSIFWVALQSSVLLGLVHGVNPCGHSWLVLAPFVYGEKRGGRVLSLTLSFIAGTTLACLLIGLTLGSISLAIPESFTLYVDVATFAVLLVLGLILIFRPHLLHSHDHDHGHDHDHGHHHDDGHEHGHAHDDHGEQGHDHDHHHHDHDHHEAAHEGRCHACAGHDCKPTARSMTVWGLFTIGFVNMIVPCPTVALMYTYALDSGSVLKGTAVFGVYAVATGLTLGAIIFAIYKAAGLMRTLTQEWIEPLVMRAAGVMTIAFGAYSLYTSI
- a CDS encoding MarR family winged helix-turn-helix transcriptional regulator — protein: MVGRINHAIVEFFEKLSSWEHDVVREKGMTLPQMHTLEVLGIHGAMRMKELAEAMGITTGTLTVLVDRLEDKECVRRVPHDTDRRSINVELTDQGKALFEEHDRLHLRLTEDLVAACPPDDREALLRCLTSMNAQF
- a CDS encoding rhodanese-like domain-containing protein; protein product: MRVFTAALIVLALLVLWDVGWWLAGVRPLSPWALKAELKRADTPPPTLIDVRTRAEYAFFHIPGAVNVPYPATLNELALAALDPTKPVVVICMTGHRSPPTVRQMQRGGYTDVRNLTGGMAVWKLFGGDTVSP
- the metX gene encoding homoserine O-acetyltransferase MetX, with amino-acid sequence MSEYIDQIETGESVGLVEKKFFTFGADEPLVLESGRRLGPVTLAYETCGTLNADRTNAILVCHALTGDSHVAGFYDGNDPKPGWWDLMVGPGKPIDTDKYFVICSNVIGGCMGSTGPSSENPETGRPYGASFPVVTIGDMVRAQRRLVDSFGIDTLLAVVGGSVGGMQVLEWSVRYPHRVHAAIPLATTTKHSAQAIAFNEVARQAIMADPKWNRGDYYESGRPEHGLAVARMVGHITYLSDESMRHKFDRRLQDRVELSFDFEADFQVESYLRYQGNKFVDRFDANSFLYLTKAADYFNLENHYGDGSLVAAFSRASCRYLVVSFTSDWLYPTYQSKTMVKAMKKNSLDVSFCEIEAPWGHDAFLLPNTRLSDLLSGFLNKICLHCRIGDVA